A window from Chrysemys picta bellii isolate R12L10 chromosome 2, ASM1138683v2, whole genome shotgun sequence encodes these proteins:
- the FAM110B gene encoding protein FAM110B yields the protein MPTETLQTGSMVKPVSPAVTFTSAVPLRILNKGPDYFRRQAEPNPKRLSAVERLEADKAKYVKSQEVINAKQEPVKPAVLAKPPVCPAAKRALGSPTLKVFNSNAKTESGVQRENLKLEILKNIINSSEGSSSGSGHKHSSRNWPPHRSDSAELNRHSFAESLKVYPTQGRSSPQESNSNVSRRLLEQSAETFLHVSHSSSDIRKVTSGKPLKAIPCSSSAPPLPPKPKITAIATLKSPDIDTVESSCGVSRRPSLQRSKSDLSDRYFRVDADVERFFNYCGLDPEELENLGMENFARANSDIISLNFRSASMISSDCEQSQDSNSDLRNDDSANDRVPYGISAIERNARIIKWLYSIKQARESQKVSHV from the coding sequence ATGCCTACAGAAACACTACAGACAGGTAGCATGGTGAAACCAGTCAGTCCTGCTGTCACTTTCACATCTGCCGTTCCTCTTCGCATCTTAAACAAAGGGCCGGACTATTTTCGCAGGCAGGCAGAGCCTAATCCAAAAAGACTTAGTGCTGTGGAGAGACTAGAAGCTGATAAGGCAAAATATGTAAAGAGCCAAGAGGTCATCAATGCCAAACAAGAGCCTGTAAAGCCAGCAGTGCTTGCAAAGCCACCGGTTTGCCCTGCCGCCAAGCGAGCATTGGGTAGCCCTACTTTGAAAGTGTTCAACAGCAATGCAAAGACTGAGAGTGGTGTCCAGAGAGAAAATTTAAAATTAGAGATTTTGAAAAACATCATTAATAGCTCTGAAGGCTCCAGCTCAGGTTCAGGTCACAAACATAGTTCACGAAACTGGCCTCCCCACAGATCTGATTCAGCAGAGCTGAACCGGCATTCATTTGCAGAATCTTTAAAGGTCTACCCCACCCAGGGCCGAAGCAGCCCTCAAGAAAGCAACTCCAACGTGAGCAGAAGGCTCTTAGAACAGTCAGCGGAGACTTTCTTGCACGTTTCCCATAGCTCATCAGACATTAGAAAAGTAACTAGTGGTAAGCCCTTAAAAGCAATACCCTGCAGTAGTTCAGCTCCACCTCTGCCTCCAAAACCCAAAATTACTGCCATCGCCACCTTGAAATCCCCAGATATCGACACAGTAGAATCCAGTTGTGGAGTCAGTCGAAGACCCTCCCTACAACGATCAAAATCAGACTTAAGTGACAGATACTTTCGTGTTGATGCAGATGTTGAACGATTCTTTAACTACTGTGGACTGGATCCTGAAGAGCTTGAAAACCTTGGAATGGAAAATTTTGCAAGGGCTAACTCTGATATTATATCCCTCAACTTTCGCAGTGCAAGCATGATTAGCTCAGACTGTGAACAGTCTCAGGACAGCAACAGTGACCTTAGAAATGATGACAGTGCCAATGACCGTGTGCCATATGGCATTTCTGCAATTGAAAGAAATGCCAGAATCATCAAGTGGTTGTATAGCATCAAGCAAGCTAGAGAGTCACAGAAAGTGTCCCATGTGTGA